The genomic interval AATGTGGACAGAACACCTGTTACCACCGGTCGCATTGTTCGCTTCCCTTACTGGCGTGTAGCTGCCGCCGTGATACTGGCGGCCGGTATTGGCAGCTATTTTTACTGGTCGCAGAAAGCGCCGCAAAGGCCCCGGTTGGCGCAACATGAACCAGTTACACCACCTGTGATCCTGCCGGGTAGTAATAAGGCCACCCTTATCCTCGAAGATGGCAGCTCTGTATCGCTGGACAGTACCGGCCGGCAGACCATCATGCAGGGTAACACGGTCGTGCAACGCAATAATGGACAGCTCTCGTACAGCGGTCAGGGGGCAACGGCAAAACTGAGTTATAATATACTCAGCACCCCCAGGGGAGGGCAATACCAGGTGGTGCTGCCGGACGGTACCAAAGTATGGCTGAACGCCGCTTCCCGCCTGAAATACCCGCTTGCATTTGCGGGCAATGAACGCCTGGTGGAACTGGAAGGTGAGGCCTATTTCGAAACAGTGAAAAATGCGCATCAGCCATTTAAAGTGAAAGCGGGAAATTTCGAAGTACAGGTGCTGGGCACCAGCTTCGATATCATGGCCTATAAAGATGAAAAGAACACCCATACCACTTTGATCAGCGGCGCCGTGAAAGTAGCGTCAGGCAAAGTGAGCAAGTTGCTACAGCCTGGTCAGCAGGCTGTCATGAATGCCAACGCCGATATTGGAGTGAATACAGTGAATACCGAAGAGGTCATTGCCTGGAAGAACGGTTATTTCTCTTTCAGAGACGCCGATATTGCGGCCGTCATGCGACAACTGGAACGCTGGTACGACGTGACCGTGTCTTATCCATCAGGTATACCTAAAGGCACATTCTCCGGTGAAATGGGAAGGGGGTTGACACTTACTGAAGCATTAAAGATCCTGGAACAGACAAATGTAAATTTTAGAATAGAGGAAGGCAGACACATTGTTATACTGCCCTGATTATTAGCATTCTTTTATCGTCCCGTTATTTAAAAACTTCCATGTTATGAAGCAGACCTTACTACTTCTACTGGCTTTGCTATGCCTGAAAGTAAATGCCGCCGACACGTCCACACAGATCACCTACACAGGGAAAGATGTTCCGCTGAAAAAGATCTTTTCCGTTATTAAAGCACAAACAGGATATGTATTTTTTTATCGCAATGAAGACATTGCAGATGT from Chitinophaga filiformis carries:
- a CDS encoding FecR family protein translates to MDQERIHHLISGFLEGNLSAAEKAELDDFLKDPANREVFVAAASSLTEMEEEGAFDENLEPVLSRVLNVDRTPVTTGRIVRFPYWRVAAAVILAAGIGSYFYWSQKAPQRPRLAQHEPVTPPVILPGSNKATLILEDGSSVSLDSTGRQTIMQGNTVVQRNNGQLSYSGQGATAKLSYNILSTPRGGQYQVVLPDGTKVWLNAASRLKYPLAFAGNERLVELEGEAYFETVKNAHQPFKVKAGNFEVQVLGTSFDIMAYKDEKNTHTTLISGAVKVASGKVSKLLQPGQQAVMNANADIGVNTVNTEEVIAWKNGYFSFRDADIAAVMRQLERWYDVTVSYPSGIPKGTFSGEMGRGLTLTEALKILEQTNVNFRIEEGRHIVILP